One Gloeocapsopsis sp. IPPAS B-1203 DNA window includes the following coding sequences:
- a CDS encoding non-ribosomal peptide synthetase — protein sequence MQSQIQGFQLSPQQQRLWLLQENNHTYYAQCAILIEGNLDVELLRSALQKVVNRHEILRTNFHRAWGIKVPLQLIKDENISINIQNLGDNYCEVDISQLLQQARLNQLHWEKEPLLCVSLINLSVNKLLLISLPALCADLTTLHNLVRELACCYTDEEITDEPLQYADIAAWQNELLTEAKTTYWQQPDISSLKNLQLVSEKLCTENSEFEPQFINLPINNDLLEKLKLIADKYQVPLNGLLLTCWQILLWRLTGKSNLLLGIGVDGRNYEELKPALGLLTKYLPLVCELKPDFQFNELMSQTEQMTNEIAEWQESFIWEVEHEPQFSFFPFCYEFADLPTKYSAGNVSFSICQRYVCTDRFKVKLSCFTQDNTLNAEFHYDASLLTTEAIQCLAEQFQSLLTSVSQNPEAAIKRLDVLSQREREQLLFKFNDTQTPLSKYECVHHWFEEQCATTPDRIAVIFGEQQLTYHQLNNRANQLAHHLHSLKIAPDTLIGLYVERSPLMLIGLLGILKAGAAYVPIDPSYLPERQAYIFRDTQTPLVLTQQSLTANILADNLKVVCLDRDWDLIATQPTENPVTSTTALNLAYVIYTSGSTGEPKGTLIPHRGLVNYLSWATQAYAVAEGTGTLVHSSLGFDLTITSLFTPLLVGNQVELLPESHDLENLATTLKERNNLSLVKLTPSHLKLLSQQLSPHQVAERTRTFVIGGENLTSENITFWQDFAPETILVNEYGPTETVVGCCIYQVPTNLHQSGSIPIGKAIANTQLYVLDEYLQPVPLGVIGELYIGGAGLARGYYNRPELTAEKFVPHPYSNEPGARLYKTGDLVKFRPDGLLEFLGRIDEQVKIRGFRIELGEIESALLQYPAIKDCVVTVRQEAENDQRLIAYIVLQQSSFSIGNLKKILQQQIPEYMIPSVFITLKELPLTANGKVNRQELPSPDQVRPELDEFYVAPRNSIEEKIAKIWAQILKLERIGIHDNFFDLGGHSLLITQVISRLRDVFDVEIFVQQMFETPTIADLALIVTQKLAEQTNAEILAQALAELDLLEEHKNQL from the coding sequence ATGCAAAGTCAAATTCAAGGATTTCAGCTTTCTCCACAACAACAGCGTCTTTGGTTACTGCAAGAAAATAATCATACTTATTATGCTCAGTGTGCCATTCTTATTGAAGGCAATCTCGATGTCGAACTATTGCGATCGGCTTTACAGAAAGTAGTCAATCGTCATGAAATTTTGCGGACAAATTTCCATCGCGCTTGGGGTATCAAAGTTCCCCTTCAGCTTATTAAAGATGAGAATATCTCAATAAATATCCAAAATTTAGGAGATAATTACTGTGAAGTAGATATAAGTCAATTATTACAGCAAGCTAGACTAAATCAGTTGCATTGGGAGAAAGAGCCGCTACTATGTGTGTCTTTAATAAATTTATCTGTCAACAAATTGCTATTAATCAGTTTACCTGCGTTGTGTGCAGATTTAACAACGCTACATAACCTTGTTCGCGAACTAGCTTGCTGCTATACAGATGAAGAAATAACCGACGAACCACTGCAATATGCGGATATCGCTGCATGGCAGAATGAATTACTCACTGAAGCCAAAACAACATATTGGCAGCAGCCGGATATTTCTAGCTTAAAAAACTTACAATTAGTTAGTGAGAAACTTTGTACAGAAAACTCTGAATTTGAACCACAATTTATCAATTTACCAATTAATAATGATTTATTAGAAAAACTAAAACTAATTGCAGACAAGTATCAAGTTCCTTTAAACGGATTATTATTAACTTGTTGGCAGATTTTACTATGGCGTTTGACAGGAAAATCTAATTTGCTACTGGGTATTGGTGTTGACGGACGTAACTATGAGGAATTAAAACCAGCACTGGGTTTGTTGACAAAATATTTACCGCTTGTCTGTGAGTTAAAACCAGATTTTCAATTTAATGAGTTGATGTCACAGACAGAACAAATGACCAATGAAATTGCAGAATGGCAAGAAAGTTTTATTTGGGAAGTAGAACATGAACCGCAGTTTTCATTCTTTCCGTTTTGTTACGAGTTTGCAGATTTACCAACGAAATACTCTGCGGGTAATGTCTCTTTTTCTATCTGTCAGCGCTATGTTTGTACTGACCGATTTAAAGTAAAACTTAGCTGTTTTACACAAGACAACACGCTAAATGCAGAGTTTCACTATGATGCTAGTTTGTTAACAACCGAAGCTATTCAATGTTTAGCAGAACAGTTTCAATCGTTGTTGACGAGTGTTAGCCAAAATCCCGAAGCGGCGATAAAACGTTTAGATGTTCTTAGTCAAAGGGAACGAGAACAACTGTTATTTAAATTTAACGACACTCAAACTCCTCTATCAAAATACGAATGCGTTCATCATTGGTTTGAAGAACAATGTGCTACTACCCCCGATCGCATTGCAGTTATCTTTGGCGAACAACAATTAACCTACCACCAACTTAATAACCGTGCGAACCAACTAGCACATCACTTGCATTCATTGAAAATTGCACCCGACACTTTAATTGGTTTATATGTAGAACGTTCTCCCTTAATGCTAATTGGGCTATTGGGTATCCTCAAAGCAGGTGCAGCTTACGTTCCAATTGACCCCAGTTATCTCCCAGAACGTCAAGCTTATATCTTCAGAGATACGCAAACACCACTCGTACTAACACAGCAATCTTTAACCGCAAATATCCTTGCAGATAATCTCAAAGTTGTTTGTCTGGATCGCGATTGGGATCTGATTGCTACCCAACCAACAGAAAACCCTGTGACTTCCACAACCGCACTCAACTTAGCATATGTTATTTATACTTCTGGTTCCACAGGAGAACCGAAAGGAACTCTCATTCCGCATCGAGGTTTAGTTAACTACTTAAGCTGGGCGACTCAAGCGTATGCAGTTGCAGAAGGTACCGGAACGCTAGTTCATTCGTCGCTGGGGTTTGACCTAACGATTACCAGCTTATTTACACCATTATTGGTAGGAAATCAAGTTGAACTTTTACCCGAAAGTCACGATCTAGAAAACCTTGCGACGACACTGAAAGAACGAAACAACCTCAGTCTTGTTAAACTGACACCTTCGCATCTCAAGTTACTCAGCCAACAACTATCACCTCACCAAGTTGCAGAGAGAACACGCACTTTTGTGATTGGTGGCGAAAACCTCACGTCAGAAAATATCACCTTTTGGCAAGACTTCGCCCCAGAGACAATCTTAGTAAACGAATATGGACCAACAGAAACCGTAGTTGGTTGCTGTATTTACCAAGTACCCACAAACCTGCATCAATCCGGTTCAATTCCCATTGGAAAAGCGATCGCCAATACCCAACTTTATGTTTTAGACGAATACTTGCAACCAGTACCGTTAGGCGTTATCGGCGAACTGTATATCGGAGGCGCAGGACTCGCACGCGGTTACTACAACCGTCCAGAATTAACCGCAGAAAAATTCGTTCCTCACCCCTACAGCAACGAACCAGGGGCGCGTCTTTACAAAACAGGCGACTTAGTTAAATTTCGACCGGATGGCTTGCTGGAGTTTCTCGGACGGATCGACGAACAAGTCAAAATTCGCGGCTTCCGCATCGAACTAGGAGAAATTGAGTCTGCACTATTGCAGTATCCCGCAATCAAAGACTGCGTAGTTACAGTACGTCAAGAAGCAGAAAATGACCAACGTTTAATTGCTTACATTGTTCTCCAACAATCATCCTTTTCAATTGGTAATCTCAAAAAAATCCTGCAACAGCAAATCCCTGAATACATGATACCTTCAGTATTTATTACCTTGAAGGAATTACCATTAACAGCAAATGGTAAAGTGAATCGCCAAGAGTTACCATCACCAGATCAAGTACGACCAGAACTCGATGAATTTTATGTTGCTCCGCGCAATTCAATCGAAGAAAAAATAGCTAAAATCTGGGCACAAATCTTGAAATTAGAGCGAATCGGTATCCACGATAACTTCTTTGATTTAGGAGGACATTCTTTACTCATAACTCAAGTAATATCCCGTTTACGTGATGTTTTTGATGTAGAAATCTTCGTCCAGCAAATGTTTGAGACACCCACAATCGCCGATTTAGCACTCATTGTGACACAAAAGCTTGCCGAACAAACCAATGCAGAAATTTTAGCTCAAGCTTTAGCTGAATTAGACCTACTAGAAGAACATAAGAATCAACTTTAA
- a CDS encoding non-ribosomal peptide synthetase, translating to MSSLLKRIKELSPEQQEKLLEKLNQKKPKTSHTKIQPQDRNTKVFPLSFAQQRLWFFHQLEPDSCAYNIPTAVHLTGNLNITALSRSINELIRRHETLRTTFQIENGEAVQVVNEPSEFEISIINLQLLTKTEQQNKVIKLATSEAQKPFNLATESLLRITLLQLGAAEHVILFTMHHIVSDGWSTGILIKELTALYQAFSTNTPCILPKLPIQYADFAVWQRQWLQGEVLQNQLTYWKQKLGGTLPILDLPTDRPRRAIQTDCGAIASLKLSKSLSTALKTLSQQQGVTLFMTLLAAFKLLLYRYTQQTDIIVGTPIANRNRAEIEGLIGFFVNTLVLRTDLAGDPSFRELLERVREVTLGAYTHQDLPFEQLVEELQPERDLSHNSLFQVMFILQNAPTETLQLPGLTLSPLAVERQTANFDLTLSMVETEQGLSGWFEYNTDLFDATTITRMIEHFQTLLTGIVANPDQRLSELPILTATEKHQLEEWNSKSLDVPQQCIHTLFEAQVAQTPDAVAIATALDQYLTYTQLNERANQLAHYLQSLGVKPEVLVGICMERSLDLIVAVLAILKAGGAYLPLDPAYPQARRALMLADAEVSILLTQPHLLASSHHNQVICLDNTTWEQIASEAKENPKSTVVPDNLAYVIYTSGSTGKSKGVMVAHRSLVNAYYAWEEAYQLHKVNCHLQMASFSFDVFAGDLVRALCSGGKLVLCPRDFLLEPQKLYHLMLQQQVDCAEFVPGVLRNLIEYLEQSQQHLNWMQLLICGSDSWYINEYKKFQNFCSPETRLINSFGLTEATIDSSYFEVDTVNLSVEQLVPIGKAFANTQFYILDNTLQPVPVGITGEIYIGGAALARGYLHQPDLTAQKFIPHIFSKNPSDRLYKTGDIGRYLLDGNIELLGRIDNQIKLRGFRIELGEIEAALRQYPGIREAVAIVREDTPNQANLIAYIVTSKIQNINQVSELRKFLQTQLPNYMVPSTFIELEKLPLTPNGKIDRRALPAPINQELKVAFTPPRNAIERTLVNIWQEILNIEEIGIHNNFFELGGHSLLTTRLMLQIRAAFQVDLPLRVLFESPTIASLAESIDNILNSDSISLSNKSNTNLIDLNTEAVLDGKIIPEGEISTQLSCILLTGTTGFLGAFLLHELLQQTQADIYCLIRASTIVEGKNKLQKNLESKLLWHKSYSSRIIPVIGDLSQPLLGLSEEKFQEMAAKIDVIYHNGAWVHHIYPYSVLKNTNVLGTQEVLRLACKTKSKPIHYVSTSSVFSVAGMSENLIIREDDNLNDYALPDNGYVQTKWVSEKLVNIARERGLPAYIYRVGRVSGHSQTGVFNRNDFVYRLIIGCVHLGSVPDVDIMEDILPVDYVSQAIIHLSKQQRSQDKNFHLVNSQLLHTDMLLKVINSLDYQIQQISYNKWYKKLIDTAGSSPQHPLYPLVPFFSARESETSSQPIALEFDCKNTMAGLADTSIVCPAIDEKLLTTYISYMMRTGFL from the coding sequence ATGAGTAGCCTACTAAAACGCATTAAAGAACTATCTCCAGAACAACAAGAAAAGCTTCTGGAAAAATTGAACCAGAAAAAGCCCAAAACCTCACACACCAAAATTCAACCACAAGATCGAAATACCAAAGTTTTTCCACTATCATTTGCTCAACAACGTTTATGGTTTTTTCATCAATTAGAACCAGATAGCTGTGCCTATAATATTCCAACCGCAGTTCATTTAACTGGCAATCTCAACATAACAGCACTTTCTCGTAGCATTAATGAACTTATCCGTCGTCACGAAACGCTACGCACAACATTTCAGATAGAAAACGGGGAAGCTGTACAAGTTGTTAATGAGCCATCTGAGTTTGAGATATCAATAATTAATTTACAGCTTCTCACTAAAACTGAACAACAAAATAAAGTTATCAAACTAGCAACTTCTGAAGCTCAAAAACCCTTTAATCTAGCAACAGAATCATTATTACGAATAACATTATTACAGCTTGGTGCAGCAGAACACGTCATCTTATTTACGATGCATCATATTGTCTCCGATGGCTGGTCAACGGGGATACTCATAAAAGAATTAACCGCACTCTACCAAGCTTTTTCTACTAACACACCTTGTATACTTCCGAAACTCCCAATTCAGTATGCAGATTTTGCCGTTTGGCAAAGACAGTGGTTGCAAGGAGAAGTTCTACAAAATCAACTAACTTACTGGAAGCAAAAATTAGGTGGAACTTTACCAATTTTAGATTTACCAACTGATCGTCCCCGTCGTGCAATTCAAACTGATTGCGGTGCGATCGCATCCCTCAAACTCTCCAAGTCATTATCCACAGCGCTTAAAACCCTTTCCCAACAGCAAGGGGTAACATTATTCATGACCTTGCTAGCTGCATTTAAGTTACTACTATATCGCTACACGCAGCAAACCGATATTATTGTTGGCACTCCGATTGCAAATCGCAACCGAGCAGAAATTGAAGGGCTAATTGGTTTTTTTGTCAATACATTAGTATTACGTACCGATCTTGCAGGCGATCCAAGTTTTCGAGAACTTCTAGAACGAGTGCGGGAAGTAACCTTAGGTGCATACACGCATCAAGACTTACCATTTGAGCAGTTAGTTGAAGAACTCCAACCCGAACGCGATTTAAGCCACAATTCGTTATTTCAGGTGATGTTTATCCTGCAAAACGCACCAACAGAGACTTTGCAACTTCCAGGATTAACACTTAGCCCGCTTGCTGTCGAACGCCAAACCGCAAATTTTGACTTGACGCTTTCAATGGTTGAGACAGAACAAGGATTGAGCGGGTGGTTTGAATACAACACGGATTTATTTGATGCTACAACAATTACCCGCATGATTGAGCATTTTCAGACTTTACTAACTGGTATTGTTGCGAATCCCGACCAGCGGTTGTCTGAATTACCTATTTTAACTGCAACAGAGAAGCATCAATTAGAAGAATGGAATAGCAAGTCTCTAGATGTACCCCAGCAATGCATCCATACATTATTTGAAGCGCAAGTAGCGCAAACTCCCGACGCAGTTGCGATCGCAACTGCTTTAGATCAATACCTTACCTATACACAACTCAACGAGCGTGCTAACCAACTCGCCCACTACTTACAATCCTTAGGAGTCAAACCAGAGGTTCTTGTAGGTATTTGCATGGAGCGATCGCTCGATTTAATCGTAGCAGTTTTAGCAATTCTCAAAGCAGGCGGAGCTTATTTACCACTTGACCCTGCATATCCGCAAGCACGACGTGCATTGATGCTAGCAGACGCTGAAGTATCAATCCTGCTTACCCAACCCCACTTACTTGCATCATCACATCACAATCAAGTCATCTGTTTAGACAATACCACTTGGGAACAAATCGCCAGCGAAGCCAAGGAAAACCCTAAAAGCACAGTTGTTCCAGACAACCTTGCTTACGTCATTTACACCTCTGGTTCCACAGGTAAATCGAAAGGCGTGATGGTAGCCCATCGTAGCCTTGTCAACGCATATTATGCTTGGGAAGAAGCTTATCAACTACACAAAGTTAATTGTCATCTGCAAATGGCAAGTTTTTCCTTTGATGTTTTTGCAGGCGATCTAGTCCGTGCATTATGTTCTGGTGGAAAGTTAGTGCTGTGTCCTCGTGATTTTTTACTCGAACCTCAAAAACTTTATCACCTCATGCTGCAACAACAGGTTGATTGCGCGGAATTTGTTCCAGGAGTGTTACGCAACTTAATCGAGTATCTCGAACAGTCACAACAGCATCTTAATTGGATGCAACTGCTTATTTGTGGCTCCGATAGCTGGTACATCAATGAATATAAAAAATTCCAAAATTTCTGTAGCCCTGAAACACGACTAATTAACTCTTTTGGTTTAACCGAAGCAACAATTGATAGTTCTTATTTTGAAGTAGATACAGTCAATTTATCAGTCGAACAATTAGTTCCAATCGGCAAAGCATTTGCAAATACCCAATTCTATATCTTAGACAATACTCTACAGCCTGTTCCAGTTGGAATTACAGGAGAAATTTATATCGGTGGTGCTGCTTTAGCTAGAGGCTATCTCCATCAACCAGATTTAACTGCTCAAAAATTCATCCCTCATATTTTTAGTAAAAATCCGTCAGACCGCTTATATAAAACAGGTGATATAGGTCGTTATCTTCTAGATGGAAATATTGAACTATTAGGTCGTATTGATAATCAAATAAAATTACGTGGTTTTCGGATCGAATTAGGTGAAATTGAGGCAGCATTAAGGCAATACCCAGGAATCCGCGAAGCTGTAGCGATCGTTCGAGAAGATACACCGAACCAAGCAAATTTAATTGCTTATATAGTCACATCAAAGATTCAAAATATTAATCAAGTAAGCGAACTACGCAAGTTTTTACAGACCCAATTACCTAACTACATGGTTCCTTCTACATTTATTGAGCTAGAAAAGTTACCACTAACCCCAAATGGCAAGATAGACCGTCGTGCACTACCAGCACCAATAAATCAGGAGTTGAAAGTAGCCTTTACTCCCCCGCGAAATGCTATAGAAAGAACTCTAGTCAACATATGGCAAGAAATTCTTAATATCGAAGAAATTGGTATTCATAACAACTTTTTTGAGTTGGGAGGACATTCTCTGTTAACAACTCGGTTAATGCTGCAAATTCGAGCAGCATTCCAAGTCGATTTACCCCTACGAGTTTTATTTGAGTCACCTACTATCGCTAGCCTAGCTGAGAGTATTGATAATATTTTAAATTCAGATTCTATAAGTTTAAGCAACAAAAGCAACACAAACTTGATTGATCTGAATACTGAAGCAGTTCTAGATGGCAAAATTATTCCTGAAGGAGAAATATCAACTCAATTATCGTGTATTCTCTTAACAGGAACAACAGGTTTTCTCGGCGCATTTTTATTACATGAACTTTTGCAGCAAACTCAAGCAGATATCTATTGCTTAATCCGCGCTTCTACAATTGTAGAAGGTAAAAATAAGCTACAAAAAAATCTTGAATCTAAATTACTCTGGCATAAGTCTTATAGTTCTAGAATTATTCCTGTCATTGGAGACTTGTCGCAACCACTTTTAGGCCTTTCTGAAGAGAAGTTTCAAGAAATGGCAGCCAAAATTGATGTTATCTATCATAATGGGGCTTGGGTACATCATATTTATCCCTATTCTGTTCTTAAAAATACAAATGTTTTGGGAACACAAGAAGTACTAAGATTAGCGTGTAAAACTAAATCTAAACCTATACATTATGTTTCGACTTCTAGTGTTTTTTCTGTAGCAGGAATGTCAGAAAATCTCATTATTAGAGAAGATGATAATTTGAATGATTATGCGCTACCTGATAACGGCTATGTCCAAACAAAATGGGTAAGTGAAAAGTTAGTCAATATTGCACGAGAAAGAGGATTGCCAGCTTATATTTACAGAGTTGGACGTGTATCAGGACATAGCCAAACGGGTGTTTTTAATAGAAATGACTTTGTTTATCGATTAATTATTGGTTGCGTACATCTTGGGAGCGTACCTGATGTAGATATTATGGAAGACATTCTACCAGTTGATTATGTCAGTCAAGCTATTATCCACCTGTCAAAACAACAAAGATCCCAAGATAAAAATTTCCATTTGGTAAATTCTCAACTTCTTCACACAGATATGCTGCTCAAAGTTATTAATTCACTTGATTATCAAATTCAACAGATTTCCTACAACAAATGGTACAAAAAGTTAATTGATACTGCTGGTTCTTCACCACAGCATCCTTTATATCCTTTAGTGCCTTTTTTCTCAGCTAGAGAATCGGAAACAAGTTCTCAACCCATAGCTTTAGAGTTTGATTGTAAAAATACTATGGCTGGTCTTGCAGATACATCTATTGTTTGTCCGGCAATTGATGAAAAACTACTGACTACTTATATTTCGTACATGATGCGCACCGGATTTTTATAA
- a CDS encoding aspartate aminotransferase family protein yields MPTSSLLTNNTNLTNHQQQYLEKFIARYTEKTQKSKQQTQKYRSVLADVRGSAGFRAEYKEIVYPIIGKYAVGSKMWDIDGNEYVDLMMGFGVNLFGYNPPFVKEAITQRLEQGIHIGPQSDLAGEVAELFSELTGMERVAISNTGTEAVMTALRLARAATGRHKIVMFSGSYHGHFDGTLAKSQIVDGIATVMPTDIGVPQNIIADVSVLEYGIQALEVIKANADDLAAVIIEPVQNSRPDLQPREFLQELRQLTAEFGIALIFDEMLTGFRIHPNGAQGWFGIQADIATYGKIVGGGMPIGIIAGKATYLDRIDGGMWNYGDTSSPQVETTFFAGTYCKHPLAMAAALAVLKHLKKEGASLYENLNDRTTKFINQLNTYFAQDNVPIRLANCGSIFNAVPLDDSVSPDNAAAAANLGLIYYHLIEKGVFLRPGGGLLSTAHSDEDINYIIEAVKESVQNLREGHFLP; encoded by the coding sequence ATGCCAACATCTAGCTTATTAACTAACAATACAAATCTCACTAATCATCAACAGCAGTATTTGGAAAAATTCATTGCACGTTATACTGAAAAAACTCAAAAATCGAAACAACAAACACAAAAATATCGCTCAGTTTTAGCTGATGTCAGAGGTTCTGCAGGGTTTCGGGCGGAATATAAAGAAATAGTCTATCCCATCATTGGTAAGTATGCTGTTGGCTCAAAAATGTGGGATATCGACGGAAATGAATATGTAGATCTGATGATGGGATTTGGAGTCAATCTTTTTGGTTATAATCCACCATTTGTGAAAGAAGCTATTACACAACGACTTGAACAAGGTATCCACATCGGGCCACAATCAGATTTAGCGGGAGAAGTTGCTGAGTTATTCAGTGAATTAACTGGAATGGAACGAGTTGCTATCAGCAATACGGGTACTGAAGCTGTTATGACAGCATTACGTTTAGCACGAGCCGCAACTGGACGTCATAAAATTGTCATGTTTTCTGGCTCCTATCACGGGCATTTTGATGGCACTCTAGCAAAATCTCAAATTGTTGATGGCATTGCAACAGTTATGCCCACAGATATAGGAGTACCGCAAAATATCATTGCTGATGTTTCAGTATTAGAATACGGAATCCAAGCACTTGAAGTTATTAAAGCAAATGCAGATGACTTAGCAGCTGTTATTATTGAACCAGTACAAAATAGCCGTCCTGATTTACAACCGCGCGAATTTTTACAAGAATTACGGCAATTAACAGCAGAATTTGGCATTGCCTTAATCTTTGATGAAATGCTAACAGGTTTCCGCATTCATCCCAATGGCGCACAAGGATGGTTTGGTATTCAAGCAGATATTGCAACTTATGGAAAAATAGTAGGTGGAGGGATGCCCATTGGCATTATTGCTGGCAAAGCTACTTATCTCGATCGCATTGACGGTGGAATGTGGAACTATGGAGATACATCTTCTCCACAGGTAGAAACGACTTTCTTTGCTGGTACTTATTGCAAACATCCTTTAGCAATGGCAGCAGCATTAGCAGTGCTAAAACACCTCAAAAAAGAAGGAGCTTCACTTTACGAAAACCTCAACGATCGCACGACTAAATTTATCAATCAACTCAATACTTATTTTGCCCAAGATAACGTTCCTATCCGCTTAGCAAATTGTGGCTCTATTTTTAATGCTGTACCCTTAGATGATTCTGTATCTCCTGATAATGCTGCTGCGGCTGCAAACTTAGGTTTAATTTATTACCACCTCATTGAAAAAGGTGTTTTTCTCCGTCCAGGTGGTGGTTTACTCTCTACAGCCCATAGTGACGAAGATATTAATTACATAATTGAAGCAGTTAAAGAAAGTGTTCAAAACCTGCGAGAAGGACATTTTTTACCTTGA
- a CDS encoding MbtH family protein: MNKEADNTIYKVVINHEEQYSIWFADQANPLGWRDAGKTGLKAECLEYIKEVWTDMRPLSLRQQMEASKN; the protein is encoded by the coding sequence ATGAACAAAGAAGCAGACAATACCATTTACAAAGTTGTGATAAATCATGAAGAACAATATTCTATTTGGTTTGCCGACCAAGCAAATCCTCTTGGTTGGCGTGATGCGGGTAAAACTGGTTTGAAAGCGGAGTGTCTTGAATATATCAAAGAAGTGTGGACTGATATGAGACCGCTCAGTCTACGCCAGCAAATGGAAGCTTCTAAAAACTAA
- a CDS encoding thioesterase II family protein: MTTSTSNWICPNPNPQASLRLFCFPYAGGSALSFRTWLNSLPPTLEVCPVELPGRGRRFTETPFNRLEPLVGAIACALVPYLDKPFAFFGHSMGGLVSFELTHLLYKQHGISPVHLFISGRRAPQVCVGDAPIHALPEQEFLAELRRLNGTPEAVLQNVELMKLLIHTIRADFAVLETYVYTSEPPLECPIAVFGGLQDKEATREQLAAWQQQTSASFSLQMLPGDHFFIHSAQALLLQSLVQKLNLR, from the coding sequence GTGACGACATCAACCTCTAATTGGATTTGCCCTAACCCCAATCCTCAAGCAAGCTTGCGTCTATTCTGTTTTCCGTATGCAGGTGGCAGCGCTTTGAGCTTTCGCACCTGGTTGAATAGTTTACCGCCAACGCTTGAAGTTTGTCCTGTCGAACTGCCTGGGCGAGGCAGAAGGTTCACAGAAACCCCATTTAACAGGTTAGAACCTCTGGTAGGAGCGATCGCCTGCGCTCTTGTACCATATTTAGATAAACCATTCGCTTTCTTCGGTCACAGTATGGGTGGGCTTGTGAGCTTTGAGCTTACCCACCTACTGTACAAACAGCATGGTATTAGCCCAGTACATCTATTTATATCTGGTCGCCGCGCTCCTCAAGTTTGTGTTGGCGATGCACCCATCCACGCGCTACCAGAGCAAGAATTCTTAGCAGAACTGCGCCGTCTTAACGGTACACCTGAAGCAGTGCTACAGAATGTTGAACTAATGAAACTGCTGATTCATACTATCCGCGCCGATTTTGCCGTACTGGAAACTTACGTTTATACTAGCGAGCCACCGCTAGAATGTCCGATCGCTGTTTTTGGTGGGTTACAAGACAAAGAAGCTACTCGCGAACAGCTTGCAGCATGGCAGCAACAGACAAGTGCTTCCTTTTCATTACAGATGCTTCCTGGCGACCACTTTTTTATCCACTCGGCTCAAGCACTTTTACTCCAAAGCCTAGTTCAAAAACTCAACTTGCGTTGA